From the genome of Sphingobacterium kitahiroshimense, one region includes:
- a CDS encoding NAD(P)-dependent oxidoreductase — MNIAIIGAGAGIGLHAVKQAVEKGHMVTALSTNTDQLPTHPNLIKIKGSATVSEDLKNTIKNTDAVLITVGTKNKKATTLFSDIAKALISVTADLNFSSPVLVITGFGAGESKGYLSFFMRTVISLFLKDQYNNKTIMEDLITASAIKWEIVRPGMLTDGELTSSYRVLPNLQKGMKVRKISRADVAQFLITEAENPTMLHHYVALTN; from the coding sequence ATGAATATAGCAATAATAGGGGCAGGGGCGGGAATTGGCTTACATGCGGTTAAACAGGCTGTTGAAAAAGGACATATGGTAACGGCATTATCGACAAATACGGATCAGCTCCCTACGCATCCCAATCTCATTAAGATAAAAGGAAGTGCAACAGTGTCTGAGGATTTGAAAAATACAATTAAAAATACTGATGCCGTCCTTATAACTGTTGGAACAAAGAATAAAAAGGCAACGACTCTTTTTTCTGATATAGCCAAAGCACTTATAAGCGTTACAGCTGATCTGAACTTTTCTTCGCCTGTTTTGGTCATCACGGGATTTGGGGCCGGAGAGAGTAAAGGTTATTTAAGTTTCTTTATGCGCACAGTCATTTCATTGTTTCTTAAAGATCAGTATAACAATAAAACCATCATGGAAGATTTGATCACAGCGAGTGCTATAAAATGGGAAATCGTACGACCAGGAATGCTGACGGACGGAGAGTTGACTTCATCTTATCGTGTATTACCCAACCTTCAGAAAGGAATGAAAGTTCGGAAAATATCGCGAGCTGATGTCGCACAATTTTTAATTACCGAAGCCGAAAACCCTACGATGCTTCACCATTATGTAGCATTAACGAATTAA
- a CDS encoding RNA polymerase sigma-70 factor encodes MSLKLFFTKKNKQKKPPEQIFQEWFDAYWNRLVDFCEHHCNDEQIAMDMVQDIFCSLWKRKEVMEEIIQIEHYLFRAARIRINDYYREKYKRIDQTHELTETFCHSINNTEETIYFRDLDHFVDGLVNRLPCRCRQVYTLSRNSGLSIPEIAEALSVSEKTVEAHLTKALKFLRNKISTSEQK; translated from the coding sequence GTGAGCCTTAAACTATTTTTTACAAAAAAAAACAAGCAGAAAAAACCACCTGAACAAATATTTCAGGAGTGGTTCGATGCCTATTGGAATCGACTTGTTGATTTTTGTGAACACCATTGTAATGATGAGCAAATCGCTATGGATATGGTACAGGATATTTTCTGCTCGCTTTGGAAACGTAAAGAAGTGATGGAAGAAATTATTCAGATCGAACACTATCTCTTTCGCGCTGCGCGAATACGGATCAATGATTATTACCGTGAAAAATATAAGCGCATTGATCAGACACATGAATTGACAGAGACCTTCTGCCATAGCATCAACAACACAGAGGAGACCATCTATTTCAGAGATCTTGATCATTTTGTAGATGGCCTGGTCAACCGACTCCCATGCCGTTGCCGTCAGGTCTATACCCTGAGCCGCAATAGCGGTCTAAGCATACCCGAAATTGCCGAAGCATTGTCTGTGTCCGAAAAGACTGTCGAAGCACATCTCACGAAAGCCCTAAAATTCCTGAGAAATAAGATCTCTACATCAGAACAAAAATAA
- a CDS encoding LytR/AlgR family response regulator transcription factor, translating to MMKGGVDRITYRCIALDDQLYATGIIAAYIDKTADLTLIKATDDAFDALNMIMSGQVDLIFLDIQMPMINGIQFLKRCGNKCKVILTTAYPDYALQGFDLDVVDYLLKPFSYERFEKAVDKFRLLKIASMTPQIENDYLLLKGDAKNKYYQVKYSDIMFIKGLNNYISVYTKDQHIITYMNLKEIINLIPARLFCRVHRSYIISFKYIKFIGGNSLVIDEEKIPISESYKATFYSRLKEFR from the coding sequence ATGATGAAGGGTGGGGTAGATCGTATTACATACCGGTGCATAGCACTGGATGATCAATTGTATGCGACGGGAATTATTGCAGCATATATCGATAAAACCGCGGACCTGACTTTAATAAAAGCGACCGATGATGCATTCGATGCTTTAAATATGATCATGAGCGGACAGGTCGATCTTATATTTTTAGATATTCAGATGCCAATGATAAACGGTATTCAATTTCTTAAACGTTGCGGAAATAAGTGCAAGGTTATTTTAACGACTGCTTATCCGGACTATGCACTGCAGGGTTTTGATCTGGATGTGGTAGACTATCTACTGAAGCCATTTTCCTATGAACGTTTTGAAAAGGCTGTTGATAAGTTTCGGTTATTAAAAATAGCGTCCATGACTCCACAGATTGAAAATGATTATCTCTTACTAAAAGGTGATGCTAAAAATAAATATTATCAGGTTAAATATTCAGATATTATGTTTATTAAGGGTTTGAATAACTATATTTCCGTCTACACGAAGGATCAGCACATCATTACTTATATGAATCTGAAAGAAATCATTAATCTGATTCCTGCCCGCCTTTTCTGTAGGGTGCATCGTTCCTATATAATCTCTTTTAAATATATCAAATTTATAGGTGGAAATTCTCTGGTAATTGATGAAGAGAAAATTCCCATCAGTGAAAGCTATAAGGCTACATTTTATTCGAGATTGAAGGAATTTCGATAA
- a CDS encoding TonB-dependent receptor has protein sequence MNFLLLSTPLFPRTWKKNSLLLALSFSCLLTQAQQGILQTKVSIQIKNQTIAQALEKIEEKTGCSFIYSPNLIDAQKKVSVNLQNARLETILQEILGDAVKRVETNGNRINLQPSSGKGNLNGQVHSSDGHPAGYVSISLAGRQIQADENGKFSFSNIEAGSYTVEAKYVGLLTQKQQVHIEANKTSTVNLVLYEDATALQEVVVNGERKNRFANKETPFVARMPLRNLENPQVYQVVTQQLMKEQVSYTIAEAMRNAGGTVPVINPSGGLSAHLRGFSTGINARNGMESTSDRSAMDLANVERIEVLKGPSGTLFGASVSSFGGVVNLVTKKPIEAKRTEVNYTTGSYDLNRLSIDLNTPLKADKSVLFRLNTAIHKERSYLSDAFNNTFLIAPSLSYQVNEKLTLNLDAEYLKVHNTQPNNFVIRAKDVLQPKDLKLDYRKSLYYSDADVQNSASRIFAEAKYKISDKFQSTTVFSYVSENVDHSYQRVVLVSSPTEVTRAASIYKDVYNGYANIQQNINGEFNTGSIKHKLLVGANYRTLSSSFLFGDIQLFDKVDVTQKFTPLLRQEIDKNAEFAPYPTPSQQTLSAYVSDMITIVPRLSTMLSLRVDHFNRNKVEDEEGFKQTSLAPKLGLVYQILPERISAFANYMSGFQNVAPVIQPDGNRFVIDPIFANQAEGGIKSELFHKKLSLTASYYYIKIDNATRVNADMFTEQDGKQVSKGAELEVIANPIAGLNIIGSYAYNDNRIIKASDTAVEGNKAEFAPENVASFWASYTFQEKVKGLGIGAGVNYVDKMYRASTNTFFIPSYTLANATVFYNKQAWGIQLKANNIFNKQYWDSWGNLQAPSSVAANLSYRF, from the coding sequence ATGAACTTTTTGCTACTTAGCACACCGCTATTTCCCAGAACATGGAAAAAAAATAGCCTTTTATTAGCACTTTCTTTCTCCTGTCTCTTGACACAGGCGCAACAGGGTATCCTCCAGACCAAGGTCAGCATCCAGATCAAAAACCAAACGATAGCGCAGGCGCTAGAAAAAATTGAAGAAAAAACAGGCTGTTCTTTTATCTACAGCCCCAACCTGATCGACGCACAAAAAAAAGTATCGGTAAACCTGCAAAACGCACGCTTAGAAACAATTTTGCAGGAGATCCTGGGCGATGCTGTAAAACGCGTAGAGACCAATGGAAATCGCATTAATTTACAGCCCTCTTCTGGAAAAGGCAATCTGAACGGACAGGTACACAGCAGCGATGGTCACCCAGCTGGATATGTGAGCATCTCCCTTGCGGGCAGACAAATCCAGGCCGATGAAAATGGTAAATTTTCGTTCAGTAATATAGAAGCCGGCAGCTATACCGTAGAAGCAAAATATGTTGGCTTGCTGACCCAAAAGCAACAGGTACATATTGAAGCAAATAAAACATCTACAGTCAACCTTGTGCTCTATGAAGATGCTACAGCACTACAGGAAGTAGTGGTCAACGGCGAACGTAAAAACCGCTTTGCAAATAAAGAGACCCCTTTTGTAGCCCGTATGCCACTGCGCAATTTGGAGAACCCGCAGGTCTATCAGGTGGTAACGCAGCAGTTGATGAAAGAACAAGTTTCTTATACCATCGCCGAAGCCATGCGGAATGCAGGTGGTACTGTACCTGTGATCAATCCTTCTGGCGGACTGAGTGCCCATTTAAGAGGATTTAGTACAGGAATTAATGCCCGCAACGGTATGGAGTCCACTTCGGACCGATCTGCAATGGATCTTGCCAATGTAGAACGCATAGAAGTACTTAAAGGTCCATCGGGAACACTATTTGGAGCATCCGTATCTTCATTTGGTGGCGTAGTCAATCTCGTTACGAAAAAACCAATTGAAGCAAAACGTACGGAAGTAAACTACACCACCGGGAGCTATGACTTAAACCGTTTATCCATAGATCTCAATACTCCGTTAAAGGCCGACAAAAGTGTACTATTTCGTTTGAATACCGCTATCCATAAAGAAAGAAGTTACCTCTCGGATGCTTTTAACAATACCTTTTTAATCGCACCCAGTTTAAGCTATCAGGTCAATGAGAAGCTGACCCTAAACTTAGATGCCGAATACCTAAAGGTTCACAATACACAGCCCAATAATTTTGTTATCCGGGCCAAAGATGTACTTCAACCTAAAGATCTGAAGTTGGATTACCGCAAAAGCTTGTATTATAGCGATGCCGATGTACAAAATAGCGCTTCCAGAATCTTTGCTGAGGCAAAATATAAAATATCGGATAAATTCCAGTCCACCACCGTGTTCTCGTACGTTTCGGAAAATGTGGACCACAGCTATCAGCGTGTCGTGCTCGTCAGTTCTCCTACAGAGGTTACCAGAGCCGCATCCATATATAAGGATGTCTATAATGGATACGCAAATATTCAGCAAAATATCAATGGCGAATTTAACACAGGAAGTATCAAACATAAATTGCTGGTCGGAGCCAATTATAGAACCCTCAGCAGCAGTTTCCTTTTCGGAGATATACAGCTATTCGATAAAGTAGATGTGACCCAAAAATTCACGCCCCTGTTGAGACAGGAAATCGATAAAAATGCCGAATTTGCACCGTACCCCACTCCTTCGCAACAAACGCTCAGTGCATATGTATCCGACATGATCACCATCGTGCCACGTCTTTCGACCATGCTTTCACTACGTGTTGATCATTTCAATCGGAACAAAGTGGAAGATGAAGAAGGATTCAAACAAACATCATTAGCGCCTAAATTAGGATTGGTGTATCAGATTCTTCCCGAGCGTATTTCTGCATTTGCCAATTATATGAGTGGTTTCCAAAATGTTGCTCCGGTCATCCAGCCAGATGGAAATCGATTTGTCATAGATCCAATATTTGCCAATCAAGCAGAAGGTGGAATAAAATCGGAGCTTTTTCATAAAAAATTAAGTCTGACGGCCAGCTATTATTATATCAAGATTGATAATGCCACCCGTGTCAATGCGGACATGTTTACCGAACAGGATGGAAAGCAGGTGAGCAAAGGTGCAGAACTGGAGGTCATTGCCAACCCCATCGCAGGACTGAACATCATCGGAAGTTATGCCTATAATGATAATCGCATCATCAAAGCTTCTGATACTGCTGTTGAAGGAAACAAGGCAGAATTTGCGCCTGAAAATGTCGCCAGTTTTTGGGCTTCTTACACTTTCCAAGAAAAAGTAAAAGGTCTCGGTATCGGTGCCGGAGTCAACTATGTTGATAAAATGTACCGCGCTTCGACAAATACCTTTTTTATCCCCAGCTATACGCTGGCCAATGCAACTGTGTTTTATAACAAACAAGCTTGGGGAATTCAATTGAAAGCGAACAATATCTTTAATAAACAATATTGGGACAGTTGGGGCAATTTGCAGGCACCATCCAGTGTGGCGGCAAACCTTTCCTATCGTTTCTAA
- a CDS encoding outer membrane beta-barrel family protein, whose product MKQNKVLFKIQSSILLLLLSMANFTSGQIKQQHSGQTITGKVVDSLTEKKISASNISLYNVSTPHGKPIKLVISDEEGYFKITEVQPGNYLLKLSALGYATNTTHSIHIKNENVALGMIGMSPANLQLQKVDVYHKTPLVQIKTDRLIYNTALDPTMSGGNAADALRKVPLLSVDALGNVSLKGDRNVRILIDGKPSGAMSNNVADALKMIPADQIKNVEVVTSPSSKFDAEGASGIIIINTKRNNTEGVHGSYSGGLGTRQNNFNGNISIRKSKLGMNANLGNSWSWPVNTHITFDQKLLNTESFIEQETESRNKRKGLRGSLSLDYELDSNNLLISNFNIHQLTIQTDNLLKTSYAASAPISSTNNSHIRFGGFDWSIDYIRKFQKKNQELNFSVQLSKNNANTNYQSSFMQYNFRPDERGLNTGLNKEITMQLDYTHPFKIAMLEFGAKAILRDIQSAIQVDTIGQDNTYLNVSQRTYKFNYRQDVGAIYSTLQIPLNTKIDLKAGVRYEYTGAEIKAIDQQAGFHDQQYHILPSAVISYKVSEQFNLKISYNQRMQRPSLYFLNPFRNESDPVNQLQGNPQLAPELSHNMELSTHLTMKKSMINLSLYHRRNSNVIESIYKNTIHNDKPTVLQTFANIGETQSFGANIFASVDLFKILTLRGNIDLYTYHIQPKDLYSNLTHQANKTFINYKTFISATVDLKKGWIAESFLFFDAPERTFQGYYASFNMWNLGVKKEILKKKGTLGLTMVDPFQKIKNLGSYAKTDLYEQHGNFAIPFRSFGINFSWKFGKSSSQKEKYDSNIKNDDQKSGGESKI is encoded by the coding sequence ATGAAACAAAATAAGGTACTTTTTAAGATTCAATCATCAATACTGCTCCTGCTTTTAAGCATGGCGAACTTTACGTCTGGGCAAATAAAACAGCAACATAGCGGTCAAACTATCACGGGAAAAGTAGTGGATTCTTTAACAGAAAAAAAGATTTCAGCATCAAACATCTCTTTATATAACGTATCTACTCCGCATGGCAAACCGATCAAATTAGTGATAAGTGATGAAGAAGGCTATTTTAAAATCACAGAAGTTCAGCCCGGCAATTATCTTTTAAAATTGAGCGCATTGGGTTATGCTACCAATACAACGCACTCAATTCACATCAAAAACGAAAATGTTGCTCTAGGAATGATTGGTATGTCTCCAGCCAATCTTCAGTTGCAAAAGGTGGATGTATACCATAAAACACCGCTTGTACAAATCAAAACAGACCGGCTTATTTATAATACGGCACTTGACCCCACCATGTCTGGAGGAAATGCGGCTGATGCATTACGAAAAGTACCGCTATTATCTGTGGATGCATTAGGCAACGTATCCCTTAAAGGAGATCGAAATGTGCGCATATTAATCGATGGAAAGCCTTCAGGAGCCATGAGCAATAATGTTGCAGATGCTTTAAAAATGATACCTGCCGATCAGATAAAGAATGTAGAAGTGGTCACCAGCCCATCATCAAAATTTGACGCCGAAGGAGCGTCAGGTATAATTATAATTAATACCAAACGAAATAATACAGAAGGTGTACATGGATCATATTCCGGTGGTCTAGGCACCCGGCAGAATAATTTTAATGGAAATATCAGCATCAGAAAGAGTAAATTAGGCATGAATGCAAATTTGGGAAATTCCTGGAGCTGGCCGGTCAATACACATATTACATTTGATCAAAAACTTTTGAATACGGAATCGTTTATTGAACAAGAAACCGAAAGCCGGAACAAAAGGAAAGGTTTGAGAGGGAGCTTATCATTAGATTATGAACTTGATTCCAATAATCTCCTCATTTCCAATTTCAACATTCATCAGCTCACTATCCAAACAGACAATCTCCTCAAGACGAGCTATGCAGCAAGTGCCCCTATCAGCAGCACCAATAATAGCCATATTCGATTCGGAGGATTTGACTGGAGTATCGATTACATCCGAAAATTTCAGAAGAAAAATCAAGAATTAAACTTTTCAGTTCAATTATCTAAAAATAACGCCAATACAAATTATCAATCTTCCTTTATGCAGTACAATTTTCGTCCTGATGAAAGAGGACTGAACACAGGGCTAAATAAAGAAATAACTATGCAGCTGGATTATACGCATCCCTTTAAAATAGCGATGTTAGAATTCGGAGCAAAAGCCATACTTAGAGACATCCAATCGGCTATTCAAGTGGATACAATCGGACAGGATAATACTTATTTAAATGTCAGTCAGAGAACTTACAAGTTCAATTACAGGCAAGATGTAGGGGCCATCTATTCAACCCTACAGATCCCTTTAAATACAAAAATTGACCTTAAAGCCGGAGTTCGATACGAGTATACAGGAGCAGAAATTAAAGCAATCGATCAGCAAGCTGGTTTTCATGATCAGCAGTACCATATTCTCCCTAGCGCAGTGATCTCCTATAAAGTCTCAGAACAGTTCAATCTCAAAATCAGTTATAACCAGCGCATGCAGCGCCCCAGTCTGTATTTTCTCAATCCATTCCGAAACGAATCAGACCCTGTCAACCAATTACAGGGAAATCCGCAATTAGCCCCTGAACTGTCGCATAACATGGAATTGAGCACACATCTCACTATGAAAAAAAGCATGATTAATCTTTCGCTATACCACAGAAGAAACAGCAATGTCATTGAATCTATCTATAAGAATACCATACATAACGACAAACCAACCGTATTGCAGACTTTCGCCAACATCGGCGAAACACAATCATTTGGTGCTAATATTTTTGCATCCGTCGATTTATTTAAAATATTAACATTGAGGGGAAACATCGATCTATATACCTACCATATACAGCCCAAAGATCTATACAGTAATTTAACACATCAGGCAAATAAGACTTTCATCAATTACAAGACCTTTATCAGCGCTACTGTAGATTTGAAAAAAGGATGGATAGCCGAGTCTTTTTTATTTTTTGATGCTCCAGAGCGCACATTCCAAGGGTATTATGCCTCTTTCAATATGTGGAATCTTGGTGTGAAGAAAGAAATACTGAAGAAGAAAGGCACTTTGGGGCTTACTATGGTCGATCCATTTCAAAAAATAAAGAACCTTGGTTCTTATGCAAAAACCGATCTGTATGAACAGCATGGAAATTTCGCTATTCCATTTCGATCCTTCGGCATTAACTTCTCATGGAAGTTCGGCAAGAGCAGTTCGCAAAAGGAAAAGTATGATTCGAATATTAAAAATGATGATCAGAAATCAGGAGGAGAATCTAAAATTTGA
- a CDS encoding PepSY-associated TM helix domain-containing protein — MLKKILHQTHLWMGLLSSLIVFILGITGCILAFVDEIKPLVYKSHFYVESTSPDHDRQSFSTLLDQAEQHWGAEKQVSAVEIENNPQRTWHFRAYKEDDNDGIWYWNEKKYYESVFINPYTAANVYSENAEFEFFRVILYLHWSLLFKNDIGQPIVGTATLFFVLLLLTGLYLWWPKNKKARRVRFWFRWKNKTGIKRKNYDLHNILGFYSFTIALILGLTGMIWAFPWFDESVQQVLNKIENKAPETVLAKPIQSQAHLNTNLSVYDNILNEVQVTYPDAHAYYFYFPQKEEAPLNVYIRYEKSYASIIRQYDVKKGALQKTIDFSTKNCGEKMRALNYDIHLGSILGIPGKMLVFLASLIAASLPVTGFYIWYNRRKKKKKKA, encoded by the coding sequence GTGCTAAAGAAAATATTACATCAAACACACCTTTGGATGGGTTTACTCTCATCACTTATCGTCTTTATACTGGGCATAACCGGTTGTATATTGGCATTTGTTGATGAAATCAAACCCTTGGTTTATAAAAGTCATTTTTACGTGGAGTCCACGAGTCCAGATCATGACCGTCAGTCGTTTTCAACCTTATTGGACCAAGCAGAACAGCATTGGGGTGCTGAAAAACAGGTCTCGGCCGTAGAAATTGAAAACAATCCACAACGGACCTGGCATTTTAGGGCATATAAAGAAGATGATAACGATGGAATCTGGTACTGGAACGAGAAAAAATACTATGAGTCTGTTTTCATCAATCCCTATACCGCAGCAAACGTATACAGTGAAAATGCTGAATTTGAATTTTTCAGGGTCATACTCTACCTCCACTGGTCATTGCTGTTCAAAAACGACATTGGCCAACCCATTGTAGGCACTGCAACGCTATTTTTTGTGCTCTTACTATTAACAGGTCTATATCTGTGGTGGCCAAAAAACAAAAAAGCAAGACGTGTTCGGTTTTGGTTTCGCTGGAAAAATAAAACCGGCATAAAACGGAAAAATTACGATCTGCATAATATTCTAGGATTCTATTCCTTCACGATCGCTTTAATTCTTGGATTGACCGGTATGATCTGGGCCTTTCCCTGGTTTGATGAGTCGGTACAGCAAGTACTCAATAAAATCGAAAATAAGGCTCCGGAAACAGTTCTGGCGAAACCTATTCAGTCACAGGCTCATTTGAATACAAATCTTTCGGTCTACGATAACATTCTGAACGAAGTACAGGTAACCTATCCCGATGCACATGCCTATTACTTTTATTTTCCACAGAAGGAAGAAGCACCGTTAAACGTGTATATCCGCTATGAAAAAAGCTATGCCTCTATCATACGGCAGTATGATGTTAAAAAAGGTGCACTGCAAAAAACCATAGATTTCTCAACTAAAAATTGCGGTGAAAAAATGCGGGCCTTAAATTACGATATCCACTTAGGAAGTATTCTGGGAATCCCGGGCAAGATGCTGGTATTTTTGGCATCGTTGATTGCCGCCAGCCTACCTGTCACCGGTTTCTACATCTGGTACAATCGACGTAAAAAGAAAAAAAAGAAAGCGTAA
- a CDS encoding sensor histidine kinase, whose translation MVIKFLNLGMTNRRLLSIVLFFWLISFLYLIIGAVLFSRSSFEGVILIVFSQLLLLGEIIVCLFHIFPKFWRADKAIFLTVSVVLLILTIVLLRYSFEEVLFVQYLGFKPNLHLDPYYFIYDNFYFSLPGVFIALIVFLVAKSFEVEKKNKSLQAGMEQAELNLLKSQLNPHFLYNTLNYMYSIALPLSENLSTAILKLSDTMRYTLAQNKRDMLTLAEEVVFIEDYIALHSMQFHPNFYHTFSITGAIDGLLFPPLLLAPFVENAIKHGITHVEKQPVNIRLNVTPAILEFEVSNYINKQFQEKGSGIGIANVKRRLEILYPGKHTLHMEKNDLVYRVSLIVKL comes from the coding sequence ATGGTTATTAAATTTTTAAATTTGGGTATGACGAATAGAAGGCTTCTGAGCATCGTTTTATTTTTTTGGCTGATTTCATTTTTATACCTCATAATCGGAGCAGTTTTATTTTCAAGATCATCCTTTGAAGGGGTGATATTGATTGTGTTTTCGCAATTACTTTTATTGGGAGAGATCATCGTCTGTCTGTTCCATATCTTCCCAAAGTTCTGGCGTGCGGATAAAGCTATTTTCTTAACGGTTAGCGTTGTGCTGTTAATTTTAACCATTGTATTATTGAGGTATTCGTTCGAAGAAGTACTGTTTGTGCAGTATCTTGGATTCAAACCGAATCTTCACCTTGATCCTTATTATTTCATCTACGATAACTTTTATTTTTCATTACCCGGAGTTTTTATTGCTTTGATTGTATTTCTGGTCGCAAAATCTTTTGAGGTTGAAAAGAAGAACAAATCGCTTCAGGCGGGGATGGAGCAAGCTGAATTGAATCTCTTGAAATCGCAGCTCAATCCTCATTTTCTATATAATACTTTAAATTATATGTATTCCATAGCATTGCCTTTATCCGAAAATTTATCAACTGCGATCCTAAAGCTTTCGGATACGATGCGGTACACGCTTGCGCAGAATAAGCGGGATATGCTGACGCTAGCTGAAGAAGTCGTGTTTATTGAAGACTATATTGCGCTGCATAGCATGCAGTTTCATCCTAATTTTTACCATACATTTTCAATAACGGGAGCAATAGACGGGCTCTTATTCCCACCTTTATTGCTTGCTCCATTTGTGGAGAATGCCATTAAACATGGCATAACACATGTTGAAAAGCAACCGGTCAATATCCGTTTAAATGTCACGCCAGCAATATTGGAATTTGAAGTTTCCAACTATATCAATAAACAGTTTCAGGAAAAAGGCAGTGGTATCGGAATCGCCAATGTTAAACGGAGACTTGAAATTTTATATCCGGGAAAACATACCTTACATATGGAGAAGAATGATCTGGTTTATCGCGTATCTTTAATTGTGAAATTATGA
- a CDS encoding FecR family protein, whose translation MKIDHQLLEKYWSGQCTPVEKQAVEAWMADGIPDEEFPRKQSNYTPEEKKAILWQNIRHQADIPDTFSAEKSTRRRWPKLVAAASIVSILSAAWLYLRSDKITAEPIVTTRFVQIEVPFGKKQKLILSDGTTISLNSGTKLRYPEKFDAAKREVTLDGEAFFEVSKDPKRPFIVQTKNTSTRVLGTRFNLLSRTGQSDMLTVEEGRVQFTAANCPDTLILKANMQSSYAAGKMKSSTVNSELSTAWMEGQLIFDNKTIKQVIPELERWYNVKITCHNTAILNDQVRGKFKQASLASVLHDISFATSIKYTIKDKEVSLYR comes from the coding sequence ATGAAGATCGATCATCAGCTCTTGGAAAAATACTGGTCAGGCCAGTGCACACCTGTTGAGAAACAAGCTGTGGAAGCTTGGATGGCTGATGGTATTCCTGATGAAGAATTTCCACGCAAGCAAAGTAACTATACACCCGAAGAGAAAAAAGCGATCTTATGGCAAAATATTCGCCATCAAGCTGATATCCCCGATACGTTTTCTGCAGAAAAATCAACCCGTAGACGCTGGCCTAAACTCGTCGCAGCAGCCAGTATCGTGAGTATCCTATCGGCAGCTTGGCTCTATCTTCGATCGGATAAAATAACAGCAGAACCGATCGTAACCACCCGCTTTGTACAGATCGAAGTACCTTTTGGAAAAAAACAAAAACTCATCCTCAGCGATGGAACGACCATAAGTCTCAATTCCGGAACAAAATTACGCTATCCCGAAAAATTTGATGCAGCGAAAAGAGAAGTGACCTTAGATGGTGAAGCTTTTTTTGAGGTGAGCAAAGATCCAAAACGACCTTTTATTGTCCAGACTAAAAATACCAGTACCCGCGTACTGGGTACCCGATTCAATTTGCTAAGCCGTACCGGACAGTCCGATATGCTTACTGTGGAAGAAGGACGAGTACAATTTACCGCAGCAAATTGTCCGGACACCCTTATTTTAAAAGCCAATATGCAAAGTAGTTATGCTGCAGGAAAGATGAAATCAAGTACCGTAAATAGTGAACTGTCGACTGCCTGGATGGAAGGACAACTTATATTCGACAACAAAACCATCAAACAGGTGATTCCGGAACTTGAACGCTGGTATAATGTAAAGATCACCTGTCACAATACAGCAATACTGAATGATCAGGTGAGAGGGAAGTTTAAGCAGGCTTCTTTAGCATCAGTTTTACATGATATCAGTTTTGCAACCTCCATCAAATATACCATCAAAGATAAGGAGGTCAGCTTATATAGATAA
- a CDS encoding NAD(P)-dependent oxidoreductase has product MNIAIIGAGAGIGLHAVKQAVEKGHMVTALSTNTDQLPTHPNLIKIKGSATVSDDLKNAIKNTDAVLITVGTKNKKATTLFSDVAKALISVTADLNFSSPVLVITGFGAGESKGYLSFFMRTVISLFLKDQYNNKTIMEDLITASAIKWEIIRPGMLTDGELTSSYRVLPKLKKGMKVRKISRADVAQFLITEAENPTMLHQYVALTN; this is encoded by the coding sequence ATGAATATAGCAATAATAGGGGCAGGGGCGGGAATTGGCTTACATGCGGTTAAACAGGCTGTTGAAAAAGGACATATGGTAACGGCATTATCGACAAATACGGATCAGCTCCCTACGCATCCCAATCTCATTAAGATAAAAGGAAGTGCAACAGTGTCTGATGATTTGAAAAATGCAATTAAAAATACTGATGCCGTCCTTATAACTGTTGGAACAAAGAATAAAAAGGCAACGACTCTTTTTTCTGATGTAGCAAAAGCACTTATAAGCGTTACAGCTGATCTGAACTTTTCTTCGCCCGTTTTGGTCATCACGGGCTTTGGGGCCGGAGAGAGTAAAGGTTATTTAAGTTTCTTTATGCGCACAGTCATTTCATTGTTTCTTAAAGATCAGTATAACAATAAAACCATCATGGAAGATTTGATCACAGCGAGTGCTATAAAATGGGAAATCATACGGCCAGGAATGCTGACGGACGGAGAGTTGACTTCATCTTATCGTGTATTACCCAAACTTAAGAAAGGAATGAAAGTTCGGAAAATATCGCGAGCTGATGTCGCACAATTTTTAATTACCGAGGCCGAAAACCCTACGATGCTTCACCAATATGTAGCATTAACGAATTAA